TCTTGCGAATTCCAGTGCGCCTTCGTGGGATACTTCGAGATTCACCCGCCGGCCGTCGGCGTAGACCGCGACGAACGCATTGTCCATCTTGCGAGCCGGATCGCGCACGAGTATGCAGCCCTGTCGGAGGGAACCGATGAAGGCGCTTGGGTGCGTGAATGCGACCAGAGAAAGACCGAGGATGTAGCGGCGGAGCTTGAGGGAGTCATCTTCCTTGGGCGCCTTCAGAAGGCGGAGAGCGACGAGGTTGAGCGTGGCATCGCGACGGATGCCGCCCCTGGCGATGACGCCCCCGAGTGTTCCTGAAGCGGGATTGTGCACGAAGCCCCGCTGGGCCAACGGGTTTTTCTTGTCGCCCTCGGCTTTGGCCTTTTCGTCTTCGTCGAAAACGTCCAAGGCGGAATAATCTGCAGGAGGGATATACACAGCTCCGCGCGTGAGTTTCCGCACGTTGAAAGCTCGGATGGTCGAGCCCACAAGACGGGGCAGTCTCGCCTGTGTCTCCCGGGAATCCCAGACGCCGAAGATCAGGGAGGTCGGAGCGATCTTTGCGAGCGGATTGTCGTCACCTTTGAGGTGAGATTTGAATGCGGCGT
The Planctomycetota bacterium genome window above contains:
- the cas7u gene encoding type I-U CRISPR-associated RAMP protein Csb1/Cas7u encodes the protein MSDLWTKYDAWLKEDGPAALVIREYLMPAEGPDAVVFPPTFAPGDGFPGGYNIDGPFNGHPDGENVCLIDSVGSQANRIEPEFSKDPYRSLVPQVEIQAGERTINLLEVGHRAGDAITRCTELASELNAAFKSHLKGDDNPLAKIAPTSLIFGVWDSRETQARLPRLVGSTIRAFNVRKLTRGAVYIPPADYSALDVFDEDEKAKAEGDKKNPLAQRGFVHNPASGTLGGVIARGGIRRDATLNLVALRLLKAPKEDDSLKLRRYILGLSLVAFTHPSAFIGSLRQGCILVRDPARKMDNAFVAVYADGRRVNLEVSHEGALEFARAAAEKFGVGKNRQLTFSKELAKKDVQEAKSKGAKKRKGQ